In the Gossypium arboreum isolate Shixiya-1 chromosome 10, ASM2569848v2, whole genome shotgun sequence genome, one interval contains:
- the LOC128282108 gene encoding uncharacterized protein LOC128282108, whose translation MNFQGKLPSQTEPNPRKNANAVTLRSGKVLEPIPSRNLGQESAQEKPENDEQCRKSKEDKEILEIVRNVEINLPLLDAIRQIPRYAKFLKELCTNKRKLTGNEKVSVGENVSVVLQRKMPVKCKDRGAIIQLADMSIVHPEGVLEDVLVKVNELIFPADFYVIKMEEDNTAGSSDLLLGRPFLSTASTKIDIRSGTLTIEFDGEIVKFNVYDAISHPSEILSINRVDMIDSLVDETFELTYEDKSEYRYDDYEFVNILLSPSKTKLLPSVVQALDLIETASRAS comes from the exons ATGAACTTTCAAGGGAAGCTGCCATCGCAAACAGAACCAAACCCGAGGAAAAATGCAAATGCAGTAACGCTGAGAAGTGGAAAGGTGCTGGAACCAATTCCTAGCAGAAATCTTGGCCAAGAAAGTGCCCAAGAAAAACCTGAAAACGATGAACAG TGTCGGAAAAGTAAGGAAGACAAGGAGATCCTTGAAATAGTCAGGAATGTCGAGATCAATTTACCACTGTTAGATGCCATCAGACAGATTCcgcggtatgccaagttcctcaaagaGCTTTGCACTAACAAACGAaaactaacaggtaatgaaaaggtaagtgttggtgagaatgtttcCGTAGTGCTACAGCGGAAAATGCCAGTTAAATGTAAAGATAGGG gTGCTATTATTCAATTGGCGGACATGTCTATTGTGCATCCCGAAGGAGTCCTCGAGGACGTCTTGGTAAAAGTTAATGAACTTATTTTCCCTGCAGATTTCTACGTAATAAAGATGGAGGAGGACAACACTGCTGGATCTTCGGACCTCTTGTTGGGCCGACCCTTCCTTAGTACTGCTAGCACCAAGATCGATATTCGAAGCGGCACTCTTACGATAGAATTTGATGGGGAGATCGTGAAATTTAATGTTTACGATGCCATTAGCCATCCCAGCGAAATCTTGAGCATAAACCGCGTCGACATGATTGACTCATTAGTAGACGAGACTTTTGAGTTAACTTATGAAGACAAATCTGAATATAGATATGATGATTATGAATTTGTTAATATATTATTGTCCCCATCAAaaactaaacttctaccttctgttgtgcaAGCTCTAGATTTAATTGAAACCGCTTCCCGAGCATCTTAA
- the LOC108459007 gene encoding zinc finger CCCH domain-containing protein 34-like isoform X1 — MERDPESDPQPEWAAPGPETGLEEPVWRLGLGGESESYPERPNKANCIYYLRTGFCGYGSKCRFNHPRDRTGVMAAARVDVGEYPERVGQPVCQYYMRKGTCKFGSSCKYHHPKQGGDSIGPVPLNYLGYPLRPGEKECSYFVKTGQCKFGATCKFHHPVLPAVEVPPPSPTSQVAPLPTPLSAPTLYPRTQSPSGPLSQQYGVVMASSPLMPGSYVQGPYGQLLISPGMVSFPSWNPYPAAVSVGTQPAVGSNSMFGVTPLSPSAPAYTRSYQPTRSSVVPSSSIQERSFPERRGQPECQYYMKTRNCKYGSSCKYHHPPEVIAPKVDVILNPLGLPIRQGAPPCIHYSQHGVCKFGVACKFDHHMGTLSYSPSASSLTDMPVAPYPFGSTGGTLAPSSSSSDLRPEQLSRSNKESAPPIMSSSVSASSESVGSIFSKGGLVHHSIAQQSSQSSFGSGNNSSTTKAQASS, encoded by the exons ATGGAGCGGGACCCAGAGTCCGATCCGCAACCGGAATGGGCAGCTCCGGGACCCGAAACGGGGCTTGAAG AACCGGTTTGGCGGTTGGGATTAGGGGGTGAGTCGGAATCTTACCCGGAGCGACCCAATAAAGCTAATTGTATTTACTATTTGAGGACTGGGTTTTGTGGATACGGCTCCAAGTGTCGGTTCAATCATCCACGTGATCGTACAGGG GTTATGGCAGCTGCAAGAGTTGATGTAGGGGAGTATCCGGAGAGAGTGGGCCAGCCAGTTTGTCAG TATTATATGAGGAAGGGGACATGCAAATTTGGTTCTTCCTGTAAATACCATCATCCTAAGCAGGGAGGTGATTCTATTGGCCCAGTGCCACTAAACTATTTGGGATATCCATTACGTCCG GGTGAAAAAGAGTGTTCTTACTTTGTTAAGACGGGGCAGTGTAAGTTTGGTGCAACATGTAAATTCCATCATCCTGTACTACCAGCTGTAGAGGTTCCCCCACCATCTCCAACTTCTCAGGTTGCACCTCTGCCAACTCCACTTTCTGCACCTACATTATATCCCAGGACGCAATCACCATCTGGCCCTTTGTCTCAACAATATGGAGTTGTAATGGCAAGTTCTCCCCTGATGCCAGGCTCATATGTGCAAGGCCCTTATGGTCAATTGCTTATTTCCCCAGGCATGGTTTCTTTTCCAAGTTGGAATCCCTATCCG GCAGCTGTTAGTGTCGGTACTCAACCCGCTGTTGGATCAAACTCAATGTTTGGGGTGACACCATTATCTCCTTCAGCACCTGCCTATACTCGATCTTATCAACCCACACGTTCTAGTGTTGTGCCTTCGAGTAGTATTCAGGAGCGATCATTTCCTGAGAGACGTGGTCAACCAGAATGTCAGTATTATATGAAAACAAGAAATTGTAAATACGGATCCTCTTGTAAATATCATCATCCGCCAGAAGTGATTGCACCAAAAGTTGATGTCATCCTCAACCCCCTCGGTCTTCCTATTCGTCAA GGTGCACCGCCTTGCATTCATTATTCGCAACACGGAGTGTGCAAGTTCGGAGTTGCTTGCAAATTTGATCATCATATGGGAACACTGAGTTACAGTCCATCTGCCTCTTCCCTTACCGATATGCCTGTTGCTCCTTATCCTTTTGGATCAACAGGTGGTACTCTAGCTCCATCATCCTCATCTTCGGACTTGCGACCGGAACAACTTTCCAGGTCCAACAAGGAATCTGCTCCACCCATAATGTCATCATCAGTGAGCGCATCTAGTGAATCAGTTGGTTCTATTTTTTCTAAAGGTGGACTGGTTCATCATTCAATTGCACAACAATCAAGTCAGAGTTCTTTCGGCAGTGGCAACAACAGTAGCACTACCAAGGCACAAGCTTCCAGCTAA
- the LOC108459007 gene encoding zinc finger CCCH domain-containing protein 58-like isoform X2, whose product MAAARVDVGEYPERVGQPVCQYYMRKGTCKFGSSCKYHHPKQGGDSIGPVPLNYLGYPLRPGEKECSYFVKTGQCKFGATCKFHHPVLPAVEVPPPSPTSQVAPLPTPLSAPTLYPRTQSPSGPLSQQYGVVMASSPLMPGSYVQGPYGQLLISPGMVSFPSWNPYPAAVSVGTQPAVGSNSMFGVTPLSPSAPAYTRSYQPTRSSVVPSSSIQERSFPERRGQPECQYYMKTRNCKYGSSCKYHHPPEVIAPKVDVILNPLGLPIRQGAPPCIHYSQHGVCKFGVACKFDHHMGTLSYSPSASSLTDMPVAPYPFGSTGGTLAPSSSSSDLRPEQLSRSNKESAPPIMSSSVSASSESVGSIFSKGGLVHHSIAQQSSQSSFGSGNNSSTTKAQASS is encoded by the exons ATGGCAGCTGCAAGAGTTGATGTAGGGGAGTATCCGGAGAGAGTGGGCCAGCCAGTTTGTCAG TATTATATGAGGAAGGGGACATGCAAATTTGGTTCTTCCTGTAAATACCATCATCCTAAGCAGGGAGGTGATTCTATTGGCCCAGTGCCACTAAACTATTTGGGATATCCATTACGTCCG GGTGAAAAAGAGTGTTCTTACTTTGTTAAGACGGGGCAGTGTAAGTTTGGTGCAACATGTAAATTCCATCATCCTGTACTACCAGCTGTAGAGGTTCCCCCACCATCTCCAACTTCTCAGGTTGCACCTCTGCCAACTCCACTTTCTGCACCTACATTATATCCCAGGACGCAATCACCATCTGGCCCTTTGTCTCAACAATATGGAGTTGTAATGGCAAGTTCTCCCCTGATGCCAGGCTCATATGTGCAAGGCCCTTATGGTCAATTGCTTATTTCCCCAGGCATGGTTTCTTTTCCAAGTTGGAATCCCTATCCG GCAGCTGTTAGTGTCGGTACTCAACCCGCTGTTGGATCAAACTCAATGTTTGGGGTGACACCATTATCTCCTTCAGCACCTGCCTATACTCGATCTTATCAACCCACACGTTCTAGTGTTGTGCCTTCGAGTAGTATTCAGGAGCGATCATTTCCTGAGAGACGTGGTCAACCAGAATGTCAGTATTATATGAAAACAAGAAATTGTAAATACGGATCCTCTTGTAAATATCATCATCCGCCAGAAGTGATTGCACCAAAAGTTGATGTCATCCTCAACCCCCTCGGTCTTCCTATTCGTCAA GGTGCACCGCCTTGCATTCATTATTCGCAACACGGAGTGTGCAAGTTCGGAGTTGCTTGCAAATTTGATCATCATATGGGAACACTGAGTTACAGTCCATCTGCCTCTTCCCTTACCGATATGCCTGTTGCTCCTTATCCTTTTGGATCAACAGGTGGTACTCTAGCTCCATCATCCTCATCTTCGGACTTGCGACCGGAACAACTTTCCAGGTCCAACAAGGAATCTGCTCCACCCATAATGTCATCATCAGTGAGCGCATCTAGTGAATCAGTTGGTTCTATTTTTTCTAAAGGTGGACTGGTTCATCATTCAATTGCACAACAATCAAGTCAGAGTTCTTTCGGCAGTGGCAACAACAGTAGCACTACCAAGGCACAAGCTTCCAGCTAA